Within Pseudomonas alloputida, the genomic segment GCTTGATGATGAAAATCACTGGTCGTGTAGAAACGGAAGCGGTGGTCGACGTGAGCTGCGACGTATGCGGCTCCTCCACACGTTTGGAAACCGGCAGTCTTCAGTATGGGGTGCTCCACGCGCACTGGGGCTTCGGTGCACTGCATGACGGAGAGCGCTATGAGGTGCACCTATGTGAACCTTGCTTCTTCCAGACCATCGCTTACCTCAAGCAAGAGCGGCGCACAGCCAACATGTTTGAAGGTGATCCACAGCAGCCCGAGGATGACTTCGGCCTCGCTTCCAGGGATGACTTTTTCCGTGATGGTCACTGATTTGAAAGCCGAGCTGGACATGCTACTTCGGCTTTTTAGGGGGTGAGGACGGGGACTGTGAGTCCGCATATCGATGGAAGGCTAGTGCTAGGTCTTCGTCGGTCGCCTTTGGAAGCGGTTTACGACGGGGCGCTTTGGCCGGAGCTTTCTCATCCGGTTGGGTAATCTGCCTAAGTAGGGAGCGCTCAGTCTCGGTAGCCGACGAATCGAAGACCTTTGTCTGTACACGCTGATCACGGTCTGTCCTGTTAAAGCTCACCACGTTCGACTTGTATTCAACAGGTAAGTCAAATGGACAGCGCAGGTCCAAATGCCCCCCTTGATTGCCTTTGCTAATGGCCAGCAATTGCAACTCTTCGACCTCTTTCGAGCTGGTGGTATACGCGCTCGATCTGTAGGCCTTGTGGAGGTCGTCGACTTCAATCCGGTTTCTGCCGGCGACTCGGCATTCGATGTAGGCAAGCTTCAGCAGTTGTACGACAAGCCGCTTGATACCAAAAGTGGAACGGTAAAGCTCAGCCGCAAATTCATCCTTTCCTGAACTGATACGGCCGTCACTGAGCCTCATGCACTCGCCTACGTACTCTGCCCAATCCTGGCTCCTTGGATCCTCGGGCAGCATTACCCTGGGTTGAGAAAGCAGCCTCTGCTTGTCCTCACTGTTGCGACGAAACAGCTTGTGCCCGAGGCTATAGTTGGACACAAAAATCGTCGGCACTCCGATGGCTACCATCGTCAATAGTATGTCGGTCACTTTGGACGCGCCCATGCCGGTGTTGATGTGCTGCGTCTCATCCAGGACAACTGTTAAAACCCCGTCCCGGTTGGCGCGACGGCGACACTCCACAAGCAGTTTTGCCAGGTTACCACCCCGCCCCTCATGACCACTTCCATGAATGAAGTCTAGTAGGAGCTGTTTACCACTCGCTTTACCGCGGGCGCTCGCATACCACATCGAGGCAAGCTCTATGCTGCCCTCGAACAGGTCACAAGTCAGTTCTACCGGCGGGGGCATCGCTCTTCGAAGAGCAGCAATCGTCTGGCTTTTACCGACCCCAGCTAGGCCGGTAAGGCAAATCGGTGAAGCTTCCACGTCGGGCGGATTAAAGATCCTTCCGGCGTACTCTGCTTCACTCCTGAAATTTTTGAGGTTGTGCAAATATGCCAAACCGATCATTTCTTGAATAAAGGCAAGCGAGAACTGGTTGGGGAGGTACATCTCTTTGAGCCGCTCAGCGAGTAGCTCAGCACCGAGCAAGGGAGGAAGCGCCTCCAAATCCTTTATCGGATCTGGTCGAACAGTCACTCGACTACGGATGGATTCGATGTCCATATAACCATCGAAGCGAGCTTCAATGATTCTGTTCATTTTTTAGCGCCCCTGAATCGATTGAAATCGTCCGTGTCGCGCTGGGCAGCACCTCCTTTCGAGGGCCGCCCAAATTTTCTCTCGCCAGCATCCCATTCTTCGCCTGTATTCTGTTTGAATCTGTCTTCGAAATGCTGCTCATGCGCAGGGCGCTCGTCTCTGAGATCAGCAGCAGCTCCTCGACGTACCTGATCAATGTCTTGAAGATCACGCAAGGAAATATCGACGGAGCTTTGCGGACTACGCGATGGCCGCATGAAGTCTAACTGGTATAAAACCCCTTTAACTTCTATCCATATATGACGAACACACATGACCAAAACATATACGGAGGTGTTGATGACACCTTGCCGGGCCACCAAATCAAAAATTCCTGTTTCTTCCAATTCACGGGATCGGTATTTTCGCCCGTAAAAATAGACACCGTCCTTTCTTATCGCAGCTGGTCGTACATCCAGAAACTGCCTCACAGCCGTTTCGAAGGGGACCCCAATCGAGGAATCTCGTCCACGCATACTCCAATAGCAGTAAATGTCATGTGGGGTAGGCTTAATGCCGGCCAGAATCATCTCCTCGTCCATACGCAGGCCAGCGTCAGAGGTATGGTTATCCTTCAGGACCCGCACAATCTCCCGCTTGGCCATCTGTACGAAATCGAGCTTGCTGTGAAAATAGGTCGGCTGCCCGAGGGTTTTCTTGTCTCTCGGGTGTGAGGATTCGACAGTAGCCTTGGACTGACCTGAGTAGATTGGCGTCAGATCTACCGACTTTAACCAGTGAATCTCTGGATCTACTTCGTACCCTGCAGCAGGTCCTCTATCAAGCACCATAGAGCCCGACAAACCAGCACTCGGCCATTCTTCGGCACTGATTTCAATACCGTACTGCTCGCAGAATTTAACTTTGTCACATGCCATGCAGTAGATTGCCATGCGATAAGCGGCCATATTTTCTTTGCCTTCCGAAAAGCCAATGCCAAGCACCATCCCTGACAAC encodes:
- a CDS encoding transposase; protein product: MMDPLQNKIYSDILIGEFGCNAYKLAGEAVEYRHPKGMPFPSFPQFRYWISKLISAKQLRIALKGAHRARAQSGSEGSFADNLINVSQRIEFDGYNISEKLSGLTEGSAVDSFCVVRAVCALSGMVLGIGFSEGKENMAAYRMAIYCMACDKVKFCEQYGIEISAEEWPSAGLSGSMVLDRGPAAGYEVDPEIHWLKSVDLTPIYSGQSKATVESSHPRDKKTLGQPTYFHSKLDFVQMAKREIVRVLKDNHTSDAGLRMDEEMILAGIKPTPHDIYCYWSMRGRDSSIGVPFETAVRQFLDVRPAAIRKDGVYFYGRKYRSRELEETGIFDLVARQGVINTSVYVLVMCVRHIWIEVKGVLYQLDFMRPSRSPQSSVDISLRDLQDIDQVRRGAAADLRDERPAHEQHFEDRFKQNTGEEWDAGERKFGRPSKGGAAQRDTDDFNRFRGAKK
- a CDS encoding AAA family ATPase, producing MNRIIEARFDGYMDIESIRSRVTVRPDPIKDLEALPPLLGAELLAERLKEMYLPNQFSLAFIQEMIGLAYLHNLKNFRSEAEYAGRIFNPPDVEASPICLTGLAGVGKSQTIAALRRAMPPPVELTCDLFEGSIELASMWYASARGKASGKQLLLDFIHGSGHEGRGGNLAKLLVECRRRANRDGVLTVVLDETQHINTGMGASKVTDILLTMVAIGVPTIFVSNYSLGHKLFRRNSEDKQRLLSQPRVMLPEDPRSQDWAEYVGECMRLSDGRISSGKDEFAAELYRSTFGIKRLVVQLLKLAYIECRVAGRNRIEVDDLHKAYRSSAYTTSSKEVEELQLLAISKGNQGGHLDLRCPFDLPVEYKSNVVSFNRTDRDQRVQTKVFDSSATETERSLLRQITQPDEKAPAKAPRRKPLPKATDEDLALAFHRYADSQSPSSPPKKPK